A stretch of DNA from Paenibacillus sp. FSL W8-0186:
AACTTGAGCAGAATCTTTATAACTGATTTAGATGGCACTCTATTAAGATCCGATCAAACGATGTCTGACTTTACGGTTAATGTTCTTAATTCTGCTATACAGGAAGACTACATTATTAGTTTTGCTACCGCCAGAGGGTTATTCAGTGCTTATAGTGTAGTCTCTGACATCGCGTGGAAGCATCCAGTCATTTTATATAATGGGGCACTACTATTTGATGTTGTTCAAAACCAGGTGATCGATGGATACTTCTTGAGCGCTGGTTTGACAAATGAGATTATACAAACAGGCAAGAAACATGGTTGTTCACCTTTTTACTTTTTGTTGGATTCTACGAATAAAGAACGTGTATATCACGAGAAATTAACTTCCTTCGGTATGATCGAGTTCCTAAAGAGCCGTACCAATGATCCAAGATTCACGGAAGTGGATGAACTTGAATCATCCGATGATGAAAAGACATTAGCTTTGACGTTTATTGGTGAGCTGGATGATTTATTACCGCTTAAAGAAGAAGTTAGCTCGGTGTTAAGGGATAAGGTAAACCTCCATATTATGAAAGACTATTATATAGAAGATCAATACTTTCTTGAATTCAGTCATCCACTTGCTTCAAAATGTGAAGGTTTAAAAATGTGGGCAAAGCATATGAATGTAGAAACTAAGGATATTTGTATATTTGGCGATAATCTCAATGATTTAGGATTATTTGAGGTTGGTGGCAAGAAAATAGCAGTGTCTAACTCGCATGTAGACATTTTAGGAATTGCAGATACGGTGATCGAGAGTAATAATGAAGATGGCGTAGCCAAATACATAGAAACTTGCATACAAGACATATATAAAGTAACTCTGGGTATAAATAACTTTAAATTTGAGGGGTGACCCATGAACGCGGATATTATTCATTTAGCTCGAGAGCTTGCAGTGAAATTAATTAAACAAGCTGGACTTATTGCCCTAGAAAGATTTGATAATTTTGAACATATTAGTTCAAAGGATAGCTTTGGTGATGTTGTAACTGAAGTAGATCACATGGCTGAAGCCATTATACTTAAAGGTATAAACAGTACCTTCCCAGATCATCAAATACATAGTGAGGAAGCAGGCGACAATGGAAAAAGTTCGGACTGGCTATGGTTAATTGATCCATTGGATGGAACAAACAATTTTGCAATTGGTCTACCAGTGTTCACGACCTCAATCACACTGCTGTATAAGAGGGAACCGGTTCTTGGTGTAGTATACGAGCCAATGACAGATAGACTATTTGAATCTTGCATGAATAAAGGTGCTTATTGCAACGGTAGAGAAATGAAAGTGAAACGAAGCAATCATTTCAAAAGAGGGAACATTGGCTGGATCCAAGGACATAAGGTTCAAAACGATCCGAAAGCAGTCCAATTAAGGCGACATATTGATTTGAATTTTAAGAGAATGATGAGGTTATGGGCACCGGCATTACAATGGTGCATGCTTGCTAAAGGCGATATCGATGGGATTGTCCTTTATAATTCCGAAGGGGATGATCTCTATTCTGGCGTTTTAATGGTAAAAGAAGCAGGAGGAGTAGTTATTGACTTTGATGGCAATCCATTTACCGGAATGAGTGAAGAGCCCTATTTAATCGCATGTCATCCTGACAATAAAGATGAATTGATCAAGGTTGTTAAGGAGGGAATGGGGCCAATCTAAATTAAGTTACCCCTTAACAGGAGGGTGTTCCAATGCCGGATAAATTATCAAATTCACAGTGCCAAGCTATCGATTATATTTCTCAGTATGCCCGAACACGAAAATACACTGCTCAACAATCACTCCTGGAAATTCTCCGGATGTCAAATATCCCTTGGCGTACTTTTGAAAATGCTTGTACAAAGATATTTTCGAATGCTAGAATCGCACTGCATTTTCATCCTGACCGGCCAACAGCGGATATGAAAACTGTGGCTCAGTCATTGCTTGAACAGGGGATATACAAAAGCCAGTTTGAAACAGGTATATCTAATGGCAGCGTATCCGCTTATCCGGGTGGGCCAAGAGATGCATGGGAAAAAAGGCTGTTTGGCGGAGCCTACCAGTTAGATGATGTGATTAATAGTCAGCGACCCAAATACGGGGCGCTTGATTTAATGCTGCACGCGGATGGACCCGCTCCCCGGTTTGGTTCATGTTACTTCCTCCTATCGCCAAATGTCTCTACTCGCAGTACATATACTTATATGGACTCTCATCAAGATCCAGTAGAGAAAGGCACGTATGAAGAGTTTGAGGATATTTTAGCAGCTGTTTTTAAAGATGCGTTTTTTCGGAATGATGCGATCGGTGAAAAGAATCTGACACCTAAGAAATTAATCGATCATTTATTAATAAATCTTGAACAGCCATTTAAGGACCCTTCAAAGCGAAAGCCTAATCGAAATCTTAATCACTATATCGAATCCCAGGTGCACGGTGATATTACATTAAAAGAGGACGTAGAAATTCTTGTGGCCGATCCTTCGTTCAAAGATTCCTATATAGGGGAAATATTTAAACAAATGTGTATGAAATATTCCATCGAACTATATTGGCATATGGGATTTGTTATGAAAATAGACAAAATACCTTCAGATTTCAGGGGACCAACTATGCCCTCCTTAGCAAAACGGATAGCCCAAAATGGTTATATTGATGCAAGTGTAATCGGGGCTGCTACCTTCGATTTGAAACGTAATCCGGAATTATGGAAAGACAGAGGGAGTTATGAGGAAGTCCTTCAGGAATTAAAGTATTTGTGGCATATACTGGTTCGATATGGGGAACCAAGTGTATAGAGCACAAGATATATAGGTGATTTAAAGGAGGCATAGACATTGACAGATCACGAGGAACTCTTGACCGGCGGGAATATTAATAAAGTCGTAAAGGTAGGAGAAACAGTACGCCGAGAATCTAAACCAAACCCATATGTGAGTGATTTGCTTAAGTACCTTGAGAAAGTTGGTTGTCCGTATGTCCCTAGATATTTAGGGGTAGATGAGAAGGGGAGAGAAATCTTATCTTACATTGATGGTGTGGTGCCTGGAAACGATTACCCTGAAATTGAAGGCTATATGTGGTCGGACTTGGTGTTAGTTGATTTGGCAAAGCTTTTAAGAAACTTCCATGATGAGACTGCAGGATTTACAACATCTGAAATGTCCCTAAATAATTATCCGGATAAATCCCTGCATGAAGTAGTCTGTCATAACGATGTTGCTCTTTATAACGTTGTGTTTAAGGACAAGCTCCCAGTAGGGATTATTGATTTTGATATGGCAGGTCCAGGACCGCGTATATGGGATATTGCATACACATTGTATACTTCTGTTCCTCTTGCAGGGTTCTCGCCAGGTGAGGAAGATTATGCGGTGGTTGAATATAACAAAGAAGATCATGCCTCAATACGTAAGGAAAGAATAAAACTTTTTTTCGATTCCTATGGCATGAATGTGCCGATCGATCTCAAGGAGTGGGTTATTTCTCGCATAAATTTTATGTGTACCACACTATCAGAACGGGCGGCAGCCGAAAATCCGGCCTTTATAAGACTAGTTAAAGAAGGACATTTAGCTCACTATAAGAAGGAGTTAAAATTTCTTGAGAAACATTTTGATGATTGGAGTTAATAAAAGGAAATGATGCGTGTGTCTATCAGACAGTGAAAGGACCTATTGACTCTACTGGAATGTACTTTATATGTTCAGCAGAAGGAGAACTGCTAGAGGCCGGCGACGATACGAAGTGAGTACATTGGAGAGATATAGAAGAGATTAAAGAGATGTTAGAAAAGAATCCTCTATATTTCTCAGATGTTGAACGAGCAGGGTTAATTTATTATTTTAAACATCGATTTATCAGTGGGGCGGCCGGCAGCTGAAGAAAGCCTTTCGGGTTTGTAGAAACCAGTGAGAGGGTGTTAACACCAAAAATGAACAAGATGTATGATATTAAGTTACCGGTGTCTATCTATATTCAAATGATAAGTTACATGATAATAACACTGTTGATGTTAAAGTTACTGTTCATATCTAATTCAATCGTTCTCGTTGTAATTCTATTATTATGTATTCTGTTACAAGTTGGAGCAATAATTGTACTAATGACAAAGATTCTAAGAAACATGAATGAGTTAATAATCACAAAAAATGAAATCAAGATAAATCGTAAAAAAGTCTCTATAAAAGAAATTGAGAAAATTATAATACAAGGTTATTTTGTACAGAGTATCGGTATTAAAACGATATGGGAATAAATTTATTTCAACCGGTTTACATTTTAGATTCAGGAATAATGAAGAGACGGTTATAAAGGAATTAAAACAGTGGGCAACTTTGAATGGAATTGAAGTAACTAATGGGAAAATATATAGATGGATTTAACTGGCATCAGATTCACTTTAGGGACATTCGTCCTTAGTTGCAAGAAGCGAACCATAGATGAATACATTTCCCTAATGGATAGCAGGGGTAGAAGTGAAGAAAGAGCCAAGTTAAGGAGCTAAGATGAGTAGAATTTTAATGATCAGTGATATCCATGGATGTATTGAACAATTTAATGATTTATTGGATGCAATTCATTACAACCCTTCCAAAGACAATTTAATATTGCTTGGCGATTATGTTGATCGAGGACCACGAAGCAAAGAAACTGTCGAGCGAGTTAAAGAGCTAGTAAACAACCACAATGTTATTGCATTAAGGGGTAATCATGATCAAAGATTGGTTGACCTAGTTAGGACGAAAAGTGAGACGGTTCAAGGTAAATTTTTGGAACATGGTGGCATGCAAACCCTCCAAAGCTATTGTCATTTTGTTTCTGAAAATATGGATGAAGAGCTTTTTGAACAAGCTAGAGAGTATATACGAGTAAATTTTAGTAGCCATATAGACTTTCTAGAATCATTGCCTCTTTATTATGAAGATTTACACCATATCTATGTTCATGCTGGACTCAATCCGAAGTATATAAATTGGCGAGAACAACCTGAATATGACTTTATGTATATTAAGGAAGAGTTTCATCAGTCGGAACCAAGAACTGATAAACTAGTCATATTCGGTCATACTAGAACTATTGAACTTCATGATTCCTCGGATATCTGGTTTGGTCGGGGTAAGATTGGGATAGATGGTGGATGCGCATATGGAATGCAGTTAAATTGTTTAATATGCGACGAAGGTATTTATACTACGGCGAGTATAAAGAATTTATGGAATGGGGATTGATCAGGTGAGATTATATACAGACCCTAGAGGTGAAGCTTACGAGCAGGTTATCGATTTGGCTATACAGAATTCGGAAATTTTTGTGCTAGGGGAGAAAATTCCGATTGATACGGTTCAGACCCAATATACAAGCGTTCTGAAAGCGTTGGAACCTTACCTGGTAAAGACCATCGTAATTCAAGATCATATAGATGAAGTTATACAAATAAGAAATATGTATCGCAGTAGCGCCTTTTATACTGCAGGAACCTACTATTTATATAGATGCTGCAAAGAAAGCGGAAGCCTACTAAAGCAAATGGCAAACCGTTTATCAGATTGGATTTATCCGAAGCTGCCGGAAGACTTGTGTTTTTTGAAAGAAGGCGGGGGAGATTTCCTTTACTCCGTTGTGCATGAGCAAATGTATGGTATAGATGTAGCTGAGGAAGAAGCTATTGAACTGATGGATCGTATTACGGGGCTTTTTATCAAATTAAAGGCTCACCGCAACCTGGACCGATTGCTAAATGATGCCATTAAGCATAAGACTGATCGGCTGTATATAAGTGGACATAGGCTGACAGAGCTGCCTGAGAAAATCCGATACCTTACGGAGCTGCGTGAGCTAGAAATTTTTGAACAGGATCTTTACCGTCTGCCCGAAGAGCTGTTCGAGTTAAGCAAGCTTGAGCGCTTGAAAATCCTGACGGCTGATTTGGAGAGTATTCCCGCATCCATATCCAAACTTAAGAATCTGAGAGAGCTCTGCATTCAATGTGGAAGCTCAGATCGGCCCGCCCCCGGGTACCGGGTTAAGCCCAAGGAAGAAATCAGTCTTAATCGCATCCCACCGGAGATGGGAGACCTTGAGCAATTGGAGCAGCTTACAATTCAATACACCTCCATTCATGAACTGCCTCTTGAGCTAGAGAAACTGGAGCATTTGCGATTCTTGGACTTAGGGATGTGTATGATCGATCGGAAGCCTGATTTCCTGGATGGAATGAAACAACTGGATTACATTAACATATCGCGGGATTCGTTATGGGAAACAGATGAATCACAACAGTAGCTTCGAGATAAGGTGACAAAATGGGGGGGAGGTTTTGTGGAATTATTAAAAAAATAAATACCTACCGCCCTTTAGTTGCTCGTTGTATAATCGCGGAAGAACGCTCCGACAACAAATGATGACCCAGCCCTAAGATATGAGCTATCATAGGCTGGGTCGTTTTATATCAATATGAGCATTAGTAAACTTCTAAGAAGTAGGCTTAAGCAACAATTCAGTTACATCAACCGCGGTGTTGAAAATAATAACATTCAGGGGGCATCTATCTCACGTGAAGCGTATATACCTCATCAGACATTGCAAAGCTGAAGGTCAAGAACCAGATGCGCAATTAACTAGCGAGGGTCAGCTACAGGCTGATCAACTAGCTGAGTATTTCAATGGAAAGCAGATTGACTATATCATATCTAGTCCATACGAAAGAGCTATCTCGACCATACGTCCGCTTGCCGAAACTTTAAATTTGACGATCCATAAGGATAACCGGCTGTGCGAGAGGGTTTTATCTGCAGACAAAATCGACGATTGGATGGTGAAATTAAAAGAATCATTTGAAGAGTTGGATATGAAGTTAGCAGGCGGAGAATCATCACGGGAGGCCATGATGCGCGGCATTTCCGTAATTGAGGAGTTACTCGATCGTCGCGAGATGAATATTGCAGTAGTCACCCACGGAAATCTTTTGTCATTACTATTGAAATATTATGATCATGAAATCGGATTTAATGATTGGAGAAAACTTAGCAATCCGGATGTATTTGAGCTTGCTCTAAATCGTAAAGGGGAAAGACGTATCACCCGAATTTGGAAGTAATAACAAACTAAAGGAGTCATGTGTGATGGGATATATTATGGATTTAAGAGCAATCGTAGGGTCTAGGCCTCTAATTATGCCGGGGGCCTGCGTGTTAATTTTCAATGAGAATAGAGAGCTGCTTCTTCAAAGGAGAACAGACACAAATGATTGGGGGACCATAGGCGGTTCACTAGAGCTGGGAGAATCTTTAGAAGAAGCTGCAGCTCGGGAGCTTTTTGAAGAGGCTGGTCTAACAGCAAAATCGTTCAAATTTATAACGGTTTTATCAGGTAAAGATATGTACTATAAATATCCTCATGGTGATGAAATCTATAATGTAATGGCAATTTATGAGGCTCAAGAGATCGAAGGGAATCCGAAAGTAAACGACGAGGAGAGCCATGAACTGAAATTTTTTACTTTGAGTGAACCGATCGTAAATTTAAATCCATTTACCGAACATTATCTTAGAAAAGCAGGATATATCACAGAATGGTAAGATAACGTCTTTTACTTAAAGAAAGGAAGTGCAATAAAATGAAGATCTTTCAGTCCATTGAGAATGTAGTACAGCAACATCATGAGATACTACCATTTTCGGGGGCGGTTTTAGTCCAAAAAGAAGGCACAAGCTTTGAACAAGGGTATGGATATGCCAATCGTTCTGAGCGGATACCCAATAGTTCCTCTACCAGGTTTGGAATTGCATCTGGCTGTAAAATATTCACTTCTATTGCGATATGTCAGCTTGTGCAAGAGGGGGTACTGTCTTTTGATTCCTATTTAAAGGATTGCTTAGATATTTCTTTTCCTAATTTTGATCCTACAATTACACTACATCATTTATTAACCCATAGTTCAGGAATACCAGATTATTTTGATGAGGAGTTCATGCATGACTTTGAAGAACTTTGGAAGGATTTGCCCATGTACTCCATTCAATCGCCCAACGATTTTCTTCCTTTGTTTCAGAATCAACAAATGAAATTTTCTCCAGGGGAGAGATTCTCATACAACAATGCTGGTTTTATTGTATTAGGTTTAGTAGTGGAACAGAGTACGGGGTTGGATTTTACAGAATATGTTGAGAAGAATATATTTCAGCGCTGTGGGATGTTAGATTCCGGTTATTTTAGCATGGATCAACTGCCTGAACGAACAGCTGTTGGGTATATAGACCATGAAGATGATACTTGGAAGAGTAATATTTATTCAGTTCCCATTAAGGGCGGCCCTGATGGGGGAGCATTTACGACTGTTCATGATTTGGGCAGGTTTTGGGATGCGTTGTTGAATCATCAATTGCTGTCCCAGAAATACACGAATATATTATTGACTCCACATGTAATGGTCAACGATCGCACGAATTATGGGTACGGTGTTTGGATTTCCATGCAGGGCAACACCATTTTTAAATACTATGTAATGGGAAGCGACCCGGGAGTAAGCATGCAATCATCAATATATCCAGAAAACAATATGCACGTACATATTATAGGTAATATTAATTATGGTGCCGGGATGATAGCGAGCAAAATTGACGAAATGATCCAAGAACGTGATAGGTGATCAGAAGTATAAATGAAATCAAACAAGGGGAATAACATGAATTTTAAGTCTATTTTTATTATTTTAATTCTAATTATGATTAGTACTGGATGTGGAAAAGGACAATTCATAGAAGTAAAGTATAGCATTGAAAAAATGCCAGGAGGAAATTTTCAGGAAACTGTTAATGGTTACTTTCACAATTTTGATGATATTAGGAAATGGAGGATATATGCAACGGATTCATACGTGAAGCGTGTTTATTCATGGTGCACAGGAGATTATTCAGAGGAAGAGACAATAAATGAGATGGTAAAAATTTATTATGAATTAAATAAGCATTCGTTACAGCTAAAGTCTGTTGACATAACGAAGATAGAAACTAGTGAAAATAACGATGTGACAATTTCAGTGATGAGAACATGGGAAAATGATCAGACAGATGAAACTAACTACTTCATTCTGCTTGATAATAATGAGTGGAAGATTGACGACAGGTTTTAATCCTAATTGGGTGTCTGTCGTGAACCCAAACCCACTAAACCAAATTAATATATTGGATCGAGGCATCCTTAACCACTCCAAAATGAGCGCAGGCGGTTAACTTTGGTTTCAATCTAGCGACAAGGGCTCCGCTTTGAAGTGATTCCTCCATATTTGCAGTGAACTTTTCTATCGGTCTGCGGAGTTTACCGAAAAATATGGTAAATAAATCGCCTGGTTGGATGTCTTTATTTACGCTTCCTGGTCTTAAAGTTGTGTAAGATTTTTCTCCACTAAGAAATGGAATTTCGAACTCGTGTGCCGTGATGGGCAATTGCAGGTGTTCTGTTAACGCATAAAGCATTCCAACATGGTCGCCATGGCCATGAGTCAACAGAATCCGGTTTAGAGAGCGACCGCGGAATGTGGTGTGCAGAGCTTCATGCATCGGATTCCACATGGAAGGAAGGCCTCCATCGACAAGAGTCAATCCATTGCGACCCTCAACGATCCAAACCATTACAGGCACCGGCCAATAAGCACAGCCTGCCCAAACATGACGAGTCAATTGCTTCAATTTCATTTCGTTTCAACCCCTTTGATTTTGTACACGTTGGTACATAATGATCAAAAAAATTATTGAATCGTACTTAGGATGATATGCACGTTATTTTTGATATAGTTTTCATCAGGCATAGTTTTGATTACAACATTTAATCCAACCAACGACATGGTTAAAAAATGCGAGGTAGCTTCAATATCTAAATCTAATGGAATATCGCCATGTTTTTTTCCATTCAATAGGGCATTTGCAAACAGGTCGATTACCTTTTCTTGAAATTCACGTCCTTTGGCGGCAATATCCTCATCTAGGGCAGCCAGTTCGGCTATAGAATTAACAAAGAAGCAGCCACGTTGAGCAGCCGGGTTCCTTATTGATTCCACAAAGCGAATAAATACGGCCTCAATACCCCGATAACCCGACTTGTTATATTCCAAGATATCATGGAGTTTGTTTAAATAATTATGTTGATACGCATTTAGCGCCATATCAAACAGCTCGCGCTTACCCCCAAATGCAGCGTACAAACTCGGGCGATTGATTCCCATTTTACTGGCTAAATCCGAAATAGTCGTTGCTTCGTATCCATTCTCCCAAAATAACTCCAAAGCATCGTTCAATGCTTTTTTTACATCAAACTCACGGGGGCGTGCCATTTCTTCACCTCATTTTATACAACTTGGTACACAATGAGATTAACGCACGGATATCCCATTGTGAATATAATCGAACTTATTTTGTGGCTCTGCTAATGAAATGGGTAGTGTATAATAATGGAAGATAGTTCGGACAACAAACAGATTGGAATGATAGTATGGGTAACATTGATAAACGAAATAGACTTAGTGAAGAAGTGTTCACCTATAAGATAACTAAAGATAATAAAATTTTTATTTACTGGATGGGGAAGCAAGTTACTATACTTACTGGCAAGGCGAGTGGTAAATTTTTAAAAGCAATCGAAGGTAAGAATCATCTGGATACTCAGTTAGTCATGGCTAAATTGACCGGAAATTTTAAACGTGGAAATGAGAAAGACGGTAAATAAATGTAGAAACGTAAAAGAAAGAAGAACTGCAGTGGAACGGAGTGTTGATATGCACTGGAAAAAATATTTTACTCTTTTACCCGTTTTTCTGATAGCTGCAGTAATTCTGGCCATTTATTTACCTAGAAACTCAAAACCGTATACGTTTCTTGTGATAGTAGATTCTGGATAACATTCTACGGTTGGATTTACTTCGAAAGCAAAAATAAACAATGATTGTTACGAGTTAAATAATAAATCAATTAATTGTAGTACAAATATTTATGAACTGATGAAATTATAGAATGGAACGACCTAATACCCAAATATTTATTAGGGGGTGATATGAATCCTTAGAATAAAGCTGTTTATCTCAATAATTGCACTGGCGATAGCGGGAATGATTGTAATTGTACTGATTTTCCTCAACCAAAATCACTGAAAAGGCACAATTGGTCATTAGTTATTCCGGACATCTAGTTGGTGGCGGTATTGATTTTGAAAATTCAGTGAAATTCCTCGAAGTGAATGAGGAACCAATATCCCCCTCAAATTCACCTCAAGAAATTAATCAGACAACACAGACTTCTAATTCACCCATTCATTATGGAGTAAGATTATTAAATGATGAAGATGTAGAAACAGTAAAGATCAAGTATAGGTACTGGGGGATTCCATTTGAACGAGATATTCATCTTGATACTTGGCCAGACATGAATTAGTGTGGCGGAGAGGGGATAAGATCGATGGGTAAAGAATGGGTATCACCCCTTCTTGTGGCCGTACTCCTATTGTTGGCAGCAGGGTGTACGGGGAAACACCAACCAGACGAACAATCGCTGGAGAATGGATCTCCAACGAATCAGTATGTGTCCCAGGAAGCGCCTGACGAGGTCGGCGGAGCTGAGGACGAACATACGCCTGAGCCGGACACACGGGCATCTGACGCGGCGAAGTTATCGGTTGTGGTTGGTGGTGAAGTCAAGTTGGAAACCTCATTGGAGCATGAAATCGCGACGTTCGATGGAACAGAGTACACGATCGAACCCTTTGGAGTGACCTTCGCGGTGCGTACAGATATGGGCGAACCAGTGGTAGAGGGCGATAGTATTTTATTTTCGCGTGATTTATCGGGAATAGCCACAATATCTTATGAAGTGATGGAGAATACCTCATTAAATGAAGCGGTGGCCAGGGAGCTGCAAGATCACGATGGCTCCTTCTCCGGTGAGTTTATCGATACTACTTCCAAAGGCGAATTGAGGGGCAAACACAATCAATATAAAGAGGATTCTGTCTTTGCCGGTGTTTTTTTCTACGAGTTCGATCGGCATGTACTCCGGATCAAGTACCAATGTCCGATCGCTGCCGTCGACGCTATGATTCGAATTGTAAATGAAACTGTGGACTCGGTAAGGTGGGAAGGTAACTAGTATAGGCAAAACTCCACTTTCTTGGGGGATAACATGGAACTAAATCATAAAAATAAACTTAATAAATCTAATAAACCATCGGGCCATGAGCAGGTATTAGAGTTTCTGGAGAAGCTTGAACATCCATTAAAACAGGAAATCGAGGAAGTTCGAAAAATCATTTTGTCTTCAAATGATCAAATAACAGAGCATATTAAATGGAACGCGCCTAGTTTTTGTGTGAATAATCAAGATAGAATCACTTTCAATTTTCATGGGAAAGAAGGATTTCGGTTAGTTTTTCACTGTGGATCAAAGAAAACAGATTATGCGGATAAAGATCGGCTTTTACAAGATGATTCAGGACTATTAGAGTGGGCGACCGGGGATAGAGCTACTTTAACTTTTACATCGGCAAAAGACGTGGAGGATAAGAGGGGTAAACTAATTGAAGTTGTAACGAAATGGATCGAAGTGACAAAGGATGTTTAACAAGCATTTCGTTGAAAGCAAAGCGGCAAAACTTTGTGAAATAGATATTAGACATAGAGGGAGGTGCTTATGCAATGACCAATCAAAGTGGGGTGCGCATTTTCGACCGACAGGCCAAATCGTATGAAAGGCGGCGAAGGAAACTACAAATGGCAG
This window harbors:
- a CDS encoding TetR/AcrR family transcriptional regulator; the protein is MARPREFDVKKALNDALELFWENGYEATTISDLASKMGINRPSLYAAFGGKRELFDMALNAYQHNYLNKLHDILEYNKSGYRGIEAVFIRFVESIRNPAAQRGCFFVNSIAELAALDEDIAAKGREFQEKVIDLFANALLNGKKHGDIPLDLDIEATSHFLTMSLVGLNVVIKTMPDENYIKNNVHIILSTIQ
- a CDS encoding DUF1801 domain-containing protein, whose protein sequence is MELNHKNKLNKSNKPSGHEQVLEFLEKLEHPLKQEIEEVRKIILSSNDQITEHIKWNAPSFCVNNQDRITFNFHGKEGFRLVFHCGSKKTDYADKDRLLQDDSGLLEWATGDRATLTFTSAKDVEDKRGKLIEVVTKWIEVTKDV